The DNA segment AAGCTGGGCGTGACACCGGCCGGGCTATCGCTGCGTCGTCGCTCGACGTTGCTCCCGGGCGGCACGGGCCACCATCAGGCTGAGTCCGCCGAGGAACAGCGCTCCGCCGATGAGGGCGACGGTCGTGTTCGAGGAACCGGTGAATGCGAGCGGGGTGTCCGGCCGGTCCGGCGGCTGAGCGACCGTGGTCGGCACCATGGTGGTGGTCACCTCGGCCACCGAGGTCGATACGACGGTCGTGGTGGTCGCCTCGGGGGACGACGTCGTCGTGGACGGTGCCGTGGTGGTTGTCTTGGGTGAGGTGGTGGTGGTCGAGGCCGGCGCCGTGGTGGTCGTGGCCTCGGGCGTGGTCGTGGTCGTGGTCTCGATCGTGGTGGTCGTGACCGCCGCAGTGGTGGTGGTGGTCGCCAGCGCTGTCGTGGTCGACTGAGCGACGGTCGTCGTGGGAGCGGCGGTGGTCGTGGTGGCTCCACCGCTTTCGTGGAAGATCGACACGGGAACGTCGGTGGAGGGCTGCTCGTCTGCTCCCGACGTGGATGCTCCGCCGATCCATGAGGCGATGACGAGCGCACCACCGATGCCCATCGCGGTCAACGGACCGGTCTGGCGGTTCTGTCGGGACTTGGCCATGTGACGCCCTTTCGGTGACGTTCGGTCGGACGGACTTCACAGTGCCGAGCGTGCCATCGAAAAGTGAATAGGTCGGTTGGCCCGTCGTGCGAGCGGACGTGTGGCGCCGGTGGCGCCGGAGGTGCTGCCGGAGGTGCGCCGTGCCGATCTGCGCCGTGCCGACCTGCGGGGTCAGCCGAGTCCGAGCGCCTCGGTGGCGATCCTCAGGTTCTTCGCGTAGTCCACCTTGCCGTTCGGGCCGCGCCCGATGGAGTCGACCACGACCACGTGTTTCGGGGCCTTGTACCCGGCGAGGTGTTCCTTGACCTCGGCGATGACGGAGGCCTCATCGACGGTGGCGCCCGAGGCCGGCTCGACGACGGCGGTGATGGCTTGCCCGAATTTGTCATCGGGCACACCGACGACGACGGCATCGAGGATGGATTCGTTGAGCTTCAACACCTCTTCCACCTCCTCGGGGAACACCTTTTCTCCGGCGGTGTTGATACACACCGATCCCCGGCCGAGCAGGGTGATCGTGCCGTCGGTTTCGACGGTGGCCCAATCGCCGGGGATGGAGAATCGGCGGCCATCGATCATCACGAAGGTTCCCGCCGACTTCTCGGGGTCCTTGTAATAGCCGAGAGGGGTCGCCCCACCCACAGCGACGCGTCCGCGTTGACCCGAGCCGGGCACGACGTCGGAGCCGTCCTCGGCGATGACGCGGGCGTTGGGTCCGAGCACGAACTTCGCCGTCTCCGCCTCGGCTCCGGCGAAGCTGGCGGATTGTCCGAGGCCGATGGCCTCGGAGGAGGAGAACACGTCCACGAGGAGCATGCCCGGGTTGTGGCGCAACAATGCCTCCTTGTTGGGCTCGGACCACATCACGCCGGACGAGGAGATGAGCACCAAACTGGAGATGTCCCACCGGCCGGGGTTCTCGTCGAGCGCAGCGACGATCGGGCGGCCGAACGCGTCGCCCACCATCACCAGCGATTGCACCTTGTTGCGCTCCACGGTGTCGAGCAGTTCGACGGGATCGAATTTGCGTCCGACGGTGGTGACGCAGCATCCGCCGTTGGACAGGAACAGGTTGCCCATGAACCAGCCGGTGCCGTGCATG comes from the Microthrixaceae bacterium genome and includes:
- a CDS encoding AMP-binding protein, which codes for MSNGWNLAELWERIAARFPDSPAHIQGDRTILWSETDERANGVAHTLLEAGAQHQDKVALYLYNAPEYLEGSFAAYKAGLVPVNTNYRYVDDELLYLWDNADAVAVIFHGEFTPRIQGIRDRLPKVKTWLWVDDSTGPKPDWAIAYEDAAAAHPANTTAPWGRSGDDLVMIYTGGTTGMPKGVMWRQDDLMMATVSVTLPKLAEGYGNITYDELLSEVVEPGGPGLPACPLMHGTGWFMGNLFLSNGGCCVTTVGRKFDPVELLDTVERNKVQSLVMVGDAFGRPIVAALDENPGRWDISSLVLISSSGVMWSEPNKEALLRHNPGMLLVDVFSSSEAIGLGQSASFAGAEAETAKFVLGPNARVIAEDGSDVVPGSGQRGRVAVGGATPLGYYKDPEKSAGTFVMIDGRRFSIPGDWATVETDGTITLLGRGSVCINTAGEKVFPEEVEEVLKLNESILDAVVVGVPDDKFGQAITAVVEPASGATVDEASVIAEVKEHLAGYKAPKHVVVVDSIGRGPNGKVDYAKNLRIATEALGLG